The Geoalkalibacter subterraneus genome contains the following window.
TGTTTGCTGCCGGCGCTGACCGTGTGCAGGATGAAGGGGTGACCATCCGCGATCTCTCCGACCCGCGCCTCGATGAACTGCTGGGAATTCAGGCCGATGACCTGCGCGCCGATGTCGAGTTGCTCGAAGGGGCGGCCAATCCCTTTGACCTTGAGGAATACCTCAAGGGAAACCAGACGCCGGTCTTTTTCGGCAGCGCGGTCAATAATTTCGGCGTGCGCGAGATGCTTGACGCCTTTGTCGAAGTAGCGCCCGCTCCCGCCCCGCGTGCCACGGAAACGCGCGAAGTTTCCCCTTACGAAGATGCTTTCAGCGGCTTTGTCTTTAAAATCCAGGCCAACATGGACCCGGCCCACCGTGACCGGATCGCCTTTCTACGCATCTGCTCGGGGAAGTTCACCCGCGGCATGAAGGTGCGCCATCACCGCATCGGCAAGGATATCTCGCTGGCCAACGCCACCATATTCATGGCGCAGGACCGCGCCAATGTGGAGGAAGCCTACCCGGGCGATATCATCGGCCTGCACAATCACGGCACCATCAAGGTGGGCGATACCTTTACCGAGAAAGAGCCTCTTAAATTCACCGGCATCCCCAGCTTCGCCCCCGACCATTTCCGCCGCGTGCGGTTGAAGAATCCCCTTAAAGCCAAGCAGCTGCAGAAAGGGCTGGTACAGCTTTCGGAGGAGGGCGCGGTCCAGGTGTTTCGGCCCCTGTTCGGCAGTGATTACATCCTTGGGGCGGTCGGTGTGCTGCAGTTTGATGTGACGATGGCGCGACTCAAGGATGAATACGGTGTAGATGCCACCTATGAGGGGATCGATTATGCCACCGCCCGCTGGGTGGAGTGCGACGATCGCGCCAAGCTGGAGGAGTTCGAGAAGAGGAACCAGGGCAACTTGGCGCTCGATGCCGAAGAGAACCTGACCTACCTGGCCTCAAGCGAGTGGCGTCTCAACCATGTCGCCGAGCAGTGGCCCGATATCCGCTTCCTCAAGGCCCGTGAACATGCATGATTTCAGAACCGACACGATTGGGTCGGCTCTGAATCGACCTGTTTGCCCGCGGCGATCGGCAGACTGAAATAAAAGGTGCTGCCGACGCCGACTTCACTCTCCAGCCACACCCTCCCCCCGTGAGCCAGGACCACCTCGCGCACCAGGGCCAAGCCCAGACCGATCCCGCCGGGAATGCGTCTTTCGCTGTCATCGATGCGGTAGAACTGCTCGAAGATCCGTTCCCGTTCCGCCAGTGCGATTCCCATCCCCTGGTCACGCACCGAAATCAGCAGCATCTCCCCTTCATGACGTGCAGCGCAGACGATCTCCCCTCCTCCCGGAGAATATTTGACGGCATTGGACACCAGATTTTTGATGACCTGCATAATGCGCCGTGGGTCGGCTTCTGCAAGGGGGAGTTCCTCTGGGCACTCTATCCGCAGAGTGTGCTTTTGAGAGGTCATTCGGAACTGGCTGACGGCCTGCTCCAAGAGGGGGCAGATCTCAACCGTGGCAAACTGGTATTGACCGATTTCGGCCTGCAGGCGCTGCAGATCGAGAAAATTGCTGATCAGTTCGTTGAGGCGTTCGGTCTCCTGCAGGACAGTTCGCAGAAAATCAACCTGCTGTTCCCGGTCAACCTCATTTTCGAGCATGAATTCCACAAAACCAAGAATTGCCGTCAAGGGAGTGCGCATTTCATGGCTGACAGCCGAGATCATCTCATCCTTGGCTCGCTCCATTTTTTTACGTTCGGTGATTTCATGGGTGACATAGACTCCACCCCAGATCTCATTGGCGTGATCGATGAGCGGATATAGGGAAATATGGAAAAAACGCTTATTTGACGGGGTGGTGCGCTCACAGCAGCGGGGTTCCTTCTCACGCAGGAGTTGCTCCAGGGAGCAGTCATCCCGGAAGTGGCGGGAATCGAAGAGCAGATCATGACCGTCGTGGCCGGGATAGGCGCTGCCCAGTTCACGCACGAGAGAGGATGCGGCACGGTTCATCTTGAGGATCTGCCCTCTGCTGTCCACAATGGCCACTGCATCGGTAATGGCGTCAAAGGTCTGCTCCCACTGGTTTTCGCTGCGTCGTAGATTGTTCTCAGCGGTTTGTCGTTCTCTGATCTCCTGCTTCAGTTCCTGGTTGAGGTTGTCGAGTTCGCGCGTGTAAACCAGAACACGGCCGGTCATCGGCCGCAGAATGGCGCCCATGCCGAAGGCTCCCAGTGCGGTGAGCAAGAGCACGGAAACGGCCAGGGAGGCAAACTGGTTGCGCAATGGCGCCATGAATTCGCGGTCGTCCATGTTCAGAACCAACCCCCAGGCGGTTCCGGCGATAGGGGCATGAGCAATGACTACTCCTTTACCTTTTTGAGCGGGATCTATACGATTGACCCCGGTTTTCCCGGAGGCAGACAATGCAAATGCCGTTGTCAGCACAGGACTCTGGACATCTTGATTATACGTTTCTTCTTCGCCTTTTCTGCCTGGGAAAAAAACAACGGCCTGATTTTTTATGGCTTTTCCAAGAAAGCTTTCGCCGGTCTCTCCCATTCCGGATTTGTCCCACAGGATCCGCTGCAGCTTGGCCGTAGAAAAAAAGACGATATCCTGGCCGATCGGAGTGTCCTCAAATGAAAAGATGGGATTGACGACGGCCAGAACCAGCTCCCCCCGCAGAACAAATGGATCCACCAGGTACGTTTCAGAGGTTGGCCTGGTGAGGCGAGAAAAAATTTCAGGATTGCGTTCGATTGTGGGGTAAAGACCGTTCTGCGCCACAGTTTGTCCATCGGCACTCAGACGGATGAGGCCCCGTACGGTGCTGGAGGCCTGCCGTGCCTCATCCATCCGAAGGTCACTGAACTCCCGCAGTTGATCCAGGCTCCAGCGCCCCTGTGCATAATGTTCGAGAGCCCGCCGCAGTTGGGAGCGACTGCCGATCTGAAGGGTGATTTCCTGAATGCTGTTGAGGTATTCTTCTACGGCCAGGGTGCGGATCTGAACGGCATGCAGCAGATTGCTTTCTTCGAATTGCCGCATACTGCGCAGTAGCGGCCAGGTACTTACCGCCGCCACGATAAGAAGTGCGGCGAGCGTGTAAACGACCGAGCAGAAGAGGATTTTTTTTCTTAATCCCTGAATGGCAAAGCGAGGAAAAGCCGGCATGAGTCTGGTCTCGGTTGATGAGTCGTGAAAATACGACATGATTATGTTTAAATGTAGCAGACTTGCTTCGTGGGGCAATTGCGGCGGCGGTCTTTTTTTCTGATGCGAATTTTGTCGATTTAAGCGAGGAGGCCTATGGATTTCGATGAATCTTCACTGCCGCGCACCCGGGTGCGCGATGCTTTGTCAAGCCATGCACGGCCGGGAGCATGCCTGGTGAAGGGCTGGGTCAGGACGGTGCGTGCAGGCAAAAATGTAGCATTTCTTGCGGTTAATGATGGAAGCTGCCTGGACAGTCTGCAGGCTGTCGTGGATTCTTCACTACAGAATTATCCGGAGATCCGCAAAATCGGGACCGGTGCGTGCATCGCGGTTCGTGGCGAACTTGTGCCGTCGCCGGCGCAAGGGCAGGCCATGGAACTTCAGGTGCAGCAACTTGAAATTCTGGGGGAGGCGGATCCGCAATATCCATTGCAGAAAAAACGTCATAGCTTTGAATATCTGCGTTCCATTGCACACCTGCGTGTGCGCTCCAACACCTTCGGCGCCGTGTTCCGCATGCGCTCAGCTCTTTCCTTTGCCGTCCACCAGTTTTTTCGCGAGCGGGGATTTCTTTATGTCCACACCCCCATTATTACCGCCAATGATTGCGAGGGTGCGGGCGAGATGTTTCGGGTCACCACCCTGGACCCCCAGGCCCCCCCTTTGAATAACGGCCGGATCGACTGGTCGCAGGATTTTTTTGGCGAACGCACAGGTTTGACGGTCAGTGGACAACTGCAGGGTGAGTCCTTCGCCACGGCCTTTTCAGACATCTACACCTTCGGGCCGACTTTCCGCGCTGAAAACTCCAACACCAGCCGCCATGCGGCTGAATTCTGGATGATCGAGCCGGAAATGGCCTTTGCCGACCTGACCGAAAACTGCCGTGTGGCGGCGGATTTTCTGCGTTACCTGTGTCAGTTTTCCCTGGAAGAGTGTGCCGATGATCTGAAGTTCTTCGATGCCCGCATAGAAAAGGGGCTGATTGATAAACTTGAAAATCTGGCTGATGCGGAGTTTGCAACCCTGTCCTACACAGATGCGGTCAAGGAGCTGCAGGCCTGCGGAGAGCAGTTCGAGTTTCCGGTGGAATGGGGCTGTGACCTGCAGTCGGAACACGAACGGTTTTTAACGGAAAAGATAGTGGATGGACCCCTGTTTGTAACCGACTACCCCCGGCAGATCAAGGCTTTTTACATGCGCTCAAACGATGACGGGAAAACGGTTGCTGCCATGGACTGCCTGGTGCCTCGCGTCGGGGAGATTATCGGCGGCAGTCAGCGCGAGGAGCGTCACGATGTGCTTGTACAACGAATGATCGAAGCGGGTATTGCTCCGGAGAGTCTCGGCTGGTTTCTCGATCTGCGCCGCTGGGGCAGCTGTCCTCATGCCGGGTTCGGTTTGGGTTTCGAGCGCTTCCTGATGTATGTCACCGGCATGAGCAACATTCGCGATGTGATCCCCTTTCCGCGCACGACCGGTAATGCGGCGTTCTGACCTGGGGACTTATGGCCGGCAAGCAAAAAGGGACGGCATCACAATGCCGTCCCTTTTTGCATCAAAATTGCTTGATTTAAAAGCGGTCTGATCGAATCAGTGCTCGTTGATATAGTTGCGGTATTTGATGACTCGCAGCCGGTCGATAACCTCGGCGACATCGGGGCAGGCTGCTGCAACGCGTAGCATCTCCTGCCGTTCGTCTTCACTGTGAGCGGTGCCGGTCAGAGTCGCTTTGCCGTTTTTGACAAAAACTTCGACGTTCAGTTCTTCCACGACCTCTGAACTCAACAGCCCGATTTCAATGCGCTTGCGCATGATAAGATCTTTGAGGATCTTTTTGTTGGCGGCCTTGTTCTCCTGCAAATCGGTATCCGCCACACCGTCACAGATGAGCTGGACGGCCGTTTCCTCGGTAATCCGCTCAGTGTTGATGATCAGGTCATAACCCAAGGGGTCTTTCCAGTCACGATCGAAATAATACTTGATGAAACCGGCGCGCTGCTGATCGCTGCGGCGCACAAGTTTGCGGGCCAGATCAGGATCAAGCCACTCGCGCTCAGCCCAGCGCTCTACCCGCAGATCGAAGGGTGCAATCACCCTGACCCGGAAGACGCTGTCGATCTCCTGCAGAAGATCCTGACCGCCGCGTCCATAGATGATGACGTTGCCTTTGAGGGCGTATTCGAGAATGATCAGCTCGATCTGGTGCAGGTCGACTTCGACCTGGGAGTCCTGTTTCTCTACGAATGCCGGCGGTTTTTCGTCGGCCTTTTCCAGCGCTTCGGCGGACAGGCCGTATTTTTCCGCCACCTTCATCAGCATCTCCCCGTCTACCAGGGTGTAGCCGAGTTTTTCGGCGGCCTTGTGAGCGATGGGGATGCCGCCGCTGCCCATTTCTCGAGATATGGTGATGATCGCCATGGAATCTCTCTCAATCTGCAATTATTGACATTAGGAAAACAAAAAAACAGTGTTAATTTAAGAAATTCGACATCATATTGCAAGTTTTAAATTTCTGCATGCCTGTTGATCAGTCCAGGCCCGGCTTATAGTCGAGATGATGACGTGCCTCGATAAACCGTACCGTTCGGCTGGCTGAGCGCATGACGATAGAATGCGTGGTTGCGCCGCCGGAGAAATAACGCACGCCGTTGAGCAGGTCGCCGTTGGTGACTCCGGTCGCTGCAAAAACCACTTCCCCTTGGCGCAGATGGTAGTGCCTTCCAGCGGATCGACAGCGATATCCGCATCATGGCCTCCCTGTCCAACCTTTTCGCCGATATAGAGCATCGGCGCCTCGTCCATTTCGCCTTCCCCGATGACCACTGTGCCGCTGATGCCGACCGAATCGAGCATTTTGCGCATGGCATCGGCGGCCGCCTCGTCGGCTGCCATCTTGTTTCCTTTTCCGACCCAGCGTCCGCAGGCCAGCGCGGCTGCTTCGGTGACACGGACCAGTTCCAGAACCAGGTTGCGATTCATAAGTACCTCTTTGAGAAAGGATTGTATTTGTAGAGATTTGCCGTTGACCATCCCGCGTGAGTGCAAGGGCTCAAGCCGCTTGTCTCTGCTGCAGGGGAGGCATCATGGCATGTTTTTGGGCATAAACTCAATATTTGCCATGGCATGTTGTGTTTTATCGCCCTATAATTGGGCTGTTTTTCTCTGCGTGCACAACTGCGGAGAGAGTGTTTCCGGGCGCATCCGGAATACTGCCGTAGCCGTGACGGCTTTTCTCCCCGCCGAAAATCAGCGTCAGGACCATGCCGAGCAACAGCAGCACAAGTAGGATGAAAAGAAATATGGTATCGCGGGAAAACTTCACACAATCCTCCTGCATGCCGGATCTTGGAGGTTTTTGACCCTATGCTGACCGATCTGAGTGAGACCCGGTCCATCGTATTCGATCTTGACGGTACCCTGTATGTCTGCCCGCAGTTGGGCAAACAGATTGAGGAAGCTGCTGTCGAGCTTGTCGCGGAGTCACGCGGGGTGTCGAGGGAGAGGGGGCGTGAAATTCTGGCGCGTGCACGCTCGCGGTTGACGGAAATCTTTGAAGAACAGCCGACGTTGACCCGCACCTGCATCGAGTTGGGAATTGAAATCCGGGAATTTCACCAGATGCTGCAGTACAGGGTGCGTCCTGAGCAGTATCTTGATCATGATCCGGTCCTGGTGGCGCTGCTCGATTCTCTGCGTGAGCAGTGCGATCTTTATATTTATACCAACAACAGCCTGCCTTTGAGCCATAAAATACTCTCTCTGCTCGGTGTCGAGGAGATGTTTGCCCGGCTTTACACCATCGAGTTCGCCCAGGCTCCGAAGCCCGATCCGGAAGCTTTCAGGCGCGTGCTGGAGGATATCGGGGGGCCGCCGGAAAGTTTCCTTTTTGTCGGAGACCGGGCCGCTATTGACCTCAAATTGCCGGCCCATCTGGGGATTCCTACCCTGCTGGTCGGAGAAACCGCAGATCTGCTTCAGATCCACAAGTTGCTGGGAATCATTCCCTGAATCCGGTTTGGGCTGCAATGGATGCTTGTCTGAGCTTTGGGATATGGGTTAGAATCGCCTCTTTTCAATAATTGTCACTGTCCGGCGTGGGATCCCATCTCCCATGACAAGGGGCACTTTTCGCCATCCCTGGCCGTTTGATTGTCGCCATCCCTGGCGCCAAACACCCTTGTCATGGGAGATGGGATCCCACGTAGTGACTCGATACCAATGTTCAACATAAGTTTTCAGGTTGGATCCTCATGACGGAGAATAACGAAAATAACATCGAACTTGAAGTCTTTCTGCGGGAGCGGATTGCCGAGAGCGGCCCCATTCCTTTTGTCGATTTCATGGAGCAGTGTCTCTACCACCCGCGCTGGGGGTATTATGCGGCTCCCCGGCAGCGCATCGGCAAGGAAGGCGATTTCTTTACCTCCAGCAGTGTCCACTCGCTGTTCGGTCGGCTTGTTTTCCGACAGCTTCGCCAGATGGCCGAAATTCTTGAGGAGGAAACATTTACGGTGGTTGAGCAGGGTGCGGGAGAAGGGCACCTGTGCCTGGACATTCTCAACGCCGCGCGCAATGAGGATCCCGATTTTTATGATCGCCTGGAATATGTTCTGGTCGAGATCGGTGAAGACGGGCGCCGCCGCCAAAAGGAGCTTCTGGCTGAACATGCTTCAAGGGTGAAATGGGCCGATTTTGACCAGCTGGAGCCGGTTGTCGGTTGTTTTTTGTCCAACGAGCTGGTCGATGCCTTCCCGGTGCATCTGGTTGAGCAGACACCGGAAGGGCTGCGTGAAATTTATGTCGATTGGCAGGACGGTGCATTTAATGAAAAAATGGGAGCCCTGTCGACATCGCGTATCGAAGAATATTTTTCGCGTCTTGGAATCACCCTGCGCGAAGGCAATCGTGCGGAAGTCAATCTGGCTGCAGAGGATTGGATGACCGAAGTTGCGCAAAAGCTGAAGCGCGGTTTTGTCATTACGATCGATTATGGATACCAGGCGCAGGAGTTGTTTTCTCCGCTGCGCCGCACTGGAACCCTGCTCTGCTATCAGCATCATCAGACCAACGAAAATCCTCTCGAAAATGTCGGGCGGCAGGACATTACCTCCCATGTGGATTTTACCACCCTCCCTCTTGTCGGAGAGGAGTTCGGCTTAAAACCGCTTTATTTCGGGCCGCAGTACCGTTTTCTGATGGGGCTTGGGTTTGTCGAAGAACTGATGAGGCTGCAGGCTGATTTGAAAGACCCCAAGGAAGAGCGCGCTCTTCGCATGACGTTGAAAAATCTGATAATGCCTGACCAGGGAATGGGAGAGACCTTTAAAGTCCTGGTGCAGGGTAAACAGGTCGGTACCCCGAAGCTTCTTTGTCAACGGGCCATCGGCGACATCCCGGTGCCGCTGTAAACCCGGCCGGGCCGGGTCGGTTGCGCAGGGCGAGCGTTGTGCCTATAATTAAAACACAACATCACAGGAGGTTACACCAGATGAAAGAACAGGTTCAAAAGGTACTTGATGAGGTTCGTCCCGCATTGCAGGCCGATGGCGGCGATGTCGAGCTGGTTGAAGTCGGCGATGACGGCATTGTGAAAGTGCGTCTGACAGGTGCGTGCGGGTCCTGCCCCATGTCTACCATGACCCTTAAAATGGGGATCGAGAAAACACTCAAAGAGAAAATTCCTGGCGTCAAAGAGGTGGTCCAGGTCTGATTCTCATCTCAACCAGAAAGGGAGGCGAGGATGATTAAAGTCAAGACATTCGGAGAACCGTTGCAGCCATTTAAGACACACAAGGAGCTTGACGAACTGGATGAGCGGGTCAATGCCTTCATCCGGGAGAACAAGATCGAGAAAGTGCTCAGCGTCAGCGACACGGCCACCACTGAAAGTGGCTCGTCCATCGGTTTGGTCAGGGTTCTGGTCTACGAAGACTGATCCTCGTCGACTTATTCCTTAACGTAAAAAAGGCTCCTCAAAGGAGCTTTTTTTACGTTGTGCGGCATCTCTCAGGTTCGGCCATGGATAAAGTCGGCCAGGCGCAGCAGGAATCCCTGTTGAGTTTCGATTGCACCCTCCGGACAGAGTTCCTGGCAGCAGAAACAGGAAATGCAGTTATTCAAATCGATGCGCACCCGCTTTGAATCAAGGGTCATGGCCTGCGGTGGACAATGTTTGACGCACAGGCCGCAACTGCAGCACAAGCGTGGATCGACTTTGGGGAGGTTGATAATGCTATCCGCCGCTATCACCTCCCGGGCCACTTCCAGCCGGTGTCCGCTCTCGCCCGAACCGCCGATGGGGACAGATTCGGTGAACGTCGCAAGCTTCGCCCCCGTTTCCTCGATCACCTGAAGAATTCCGCATTTCTGCGCCACCTGACGGCAGCTGCCGATCCCCGGGGAATCCCCGACAACGGCGACGGCCCCGGCTGACTGCACTCTCAGAATCACTTCTCGGACAATTGAAGGGTGGGTGGTCACCGCTTTCTCCGGCGCTTTGCCGGCCAGCATGTTGGGCTTGATCAGAACCTTCTGTCCTGGACGGATAAAGGCTTTGATGCCCCCTAGAGGCGAGAGGAGTGTATCCAGGGCGGCGGCAACTGTCGCGGGGTCATAGTCGGGCAGTGCCTGCAGGGAAACCGTTTTCATGCAGAGATTGTCTTGAACAGCACCTGGCGCGGGCGCGGTCCGTCGAACTCGCAGAAATAAATACCCTGCCAGCGCCCCAGAACGACTCGCCCTTCTTCGATCATCAGCATTTCGCTGTTTCCCACCAGCGTCGTTTTGACGTGTGCCGCGCTGTTTCCTTCGGCGTGGCGGTACCCTCCCTGCAGGGGAACTATTTTGTCCAACGCCTTAAGCATGTCGGTGATCACATCCGGGTCTGCGTTTTCGTTGATCGTGACAGCCGCAGTCGTGTGGGGAACGAACAACATCCCGCAGCCGTTTTTAATGCCGGCCTCGCGGATTGCTTCCTGTACCTCGGTTGTGATGTCGATCAGTTCAACCTGACTTTTGCTCTGGATGTCGATCCGGATCATTTTCGTCTTCTTCCTGAAGCCGTTTGATTGCAGCTTCAAACGCGTCCCGGTGATAGAGCAGGGTGCTGTGTCCGAGACCTGAAAGTTCCATGTTGTGGGCGCCCTCCATGCGGCCTGAGTCAAAAGGCAGGACCAGGTTGTCGTTTCGGCTGAAAATCGAGGTAAATTGGACATTGCCCGGAATGGGAGCCGCTGCAAGCCGTTTGAGAAAATCCGAGTTGGGGATGAGGTCCTGCCCTACGGGGGTGACCGCCAGGGGGGCCAGCCGCGAGCCGCCATGAGGGGATCCGAGGCAGACACAGTGTCGAACCTTGTCGCTGCCCTCTCGAAGTTGAATGAGGTTGCGCGCGATCAGGCCTCCCATTGAGTGTCCGATGAGATCGACGCGCTCTACGCCGTGACGAAAGCGGATCAGGTCGATTTTTTTAGCCACCGCTTCGGTGAGTGGTTCGATATCCTTCCGATAATAATTCAGAGTCATGGAATAGACTGGATTGGATCGTGACTGGCGCAGACGATGCTTGAAAAGCCACCAGCATGAGCGATTATGAAACAGCCCGTGCAGCAGCAGAACGGGGGTGCCCTGGCCGCGTGTCTTTTGGGGGACAGGAATCCATCCCAGAGGGTGGGCCAGCACAGTGGCCAGCAGGTAACAGAATTCCATGGCCATCAGGCGTATGGCAAAGATGAGAACCGCGGGTTTGAAACGTTGTTTCATGAGTTGCGGTTCGCGGTTGGCAGCTTCACACCAGGCTATGGTATAACTGAACAGAACGACAACCCCGACCGCGAGAGCAAGAATGGTCAAGGCGATAAGAATCAGATTCATCGCAGGTTCTCCAACGGTTTCGAATTGAGGCGTGTTTTTCAAGATGCCTTTCGCGAATGGTGGTTAATCGCCCCCTTTGCGGGGTGGAGCAACCTTCATCATTATGGCAGGTCAGCTATAAAGGGTCAATCAGCGCTCTTGATGGCTTTTTGACGAAAATGGCCGATTGCCGCGGGAAGAGAAGACTATGCTCGATTGTCTGAACCGATTCAAACGTCACCTTCACTATGAACGTGGACTGTCTGAGCACACCATCAAGGCCTATTGCCGCGATATCGAAGGTTTTCGCAGATTTCTTGCTGGTCGGCTCACGAGGGGAAATCCCTCTGTTGAAGATCTGCGTAAAGTAGACCTGAGAACCCTGCGGGCATTTCTCGCGGGACTTGGAAAGGTCAATGGC
Protein-coding sequences here:
- a CDS encoding HAD family hydrolase encodes the protein MLTDLSETRSIVFDLDGTLYVCPQLGKQIEEAAVELVAESRGVSRERGREILARARSRLTEIFEEQPTLTRTCIELGIEIREFHQMLQYRVRPEQYLDHDPVLVALLDSLREQCDLYIYTNNSLPLSHKILSLLGVEEMFARLYTIEFAQAPKPDPEAFRRVLEDIGGPPESFLFVGDRAAIDLKLPAHLGIPTLLVGETADLLQIHKLLGIIP
- a CDS encoding class I SAM-dependent methyltransferase produces the protein MTENNENNIELEVFLRERIAESGPIPFVDFMEQCLYHPRWGYYAAPRQRIGKEGDFFTSSSVHSLFGRLVFRQLRQMAEILEEETFTVVEQGAGEGHLCLDILNAARNEDPDFYDRLEYVLVEIGEDGRRRQKELLAEHASRVKWADFDQLEPVVGCFLSNELVDAFPVHLVEQTPEGLREIYVDWQDGAFNEKMGALSTSRIEEYFSRLGITLREGNRAEVNLAAEDWMTEVAQKLKRGFVITIDYGYQAQELFSPLRRTGTLLCYQHHQTNENPLENVGRQDITSHVDFTTLPLVGEEFGLKPLYFGPQYRFLMGLGFVEELMRLQADLKDPKEERALRMTLKNLIMPDQGMGETFKVLVQGKQVGTPKLLCQRAIGDIPVPL
- a CDS encoding peptide chain release factor 3, with the translated sequence MKKHNQKEIDRRRTFGIISHPDAGKTTLTEKLLLFGGAIQMAGAVKARKASRHATSDWMSVEQERGISVTSSVMKFNYRDFDINLLDTPGHQDFSEDTYRVLTAVDSAVMVIDNAKGVETQTRKLMEVCRMRNTPILTFINKLDREGLDPLDILADIEETLQIECAPLSWPIGMGKRFKGTYNLYRKELNLFAAGADRVQDEGVTIRDLSDPRLDELLGIQADDLRADVELLEGAANPFDLEEYLKGNQTPVFFGSAVNNFGVREMLDAFVEVAPAPAPRATETREVSPYEDAFSGFVFKIQANMDPAHRDRIAFLRICSGKFTRGMKVRHHRIGKDISLANATIFMAQDRANVEEAYPGDIIGLHNHGTIKVGDTFTEKEPLKFTGIPSFAPDHFRRVRLKNPLKAKQLQKGLVQLSEEGAVQVFRPLFGSDYILGAVGVLQFDVTMARLKDEYGVDATYEGIDYATARWVECDDRAKLEEFEKRNQGNLALDAEENLTYLASSEWRLNHVAEQWPDIRFLKAREHA
- the asnS gene encoding asparagine--tRNA ligase; protein product: MDFDESSLPRTRVRDALSSHARPGACLVKGWVRTVRAGKNVAFLAVNDGSCLDSLQAVVDSSLQNYPEIRKIGTGACIAVRGELVPSPAQGQAMELQVQQLEILGEADPQYPLQKKRHSFEYLRSIAHLRVRSNTFGAVFRMRSALSFAVHQFFRERGFLYVHTPIITANDCEGAGEMFRVTTLDPQAPPLNNGRIDWSQDFFGERTGLTVSGQLQGESFATAFSDIYTFGPTFRAENSNTSRHAAEFWMIEPEMAFADLTENCRVAADFLRYLCQFSLEECADDLKFFDARIEKGLIDKLENLADAEFATLSYTDAVKELQACGEQFEFPVEWGCDLQSEHERFLTEKIVDGPLFVTDYPRQIKAFYMRSNDDGKTVAAMDCLVPRVGEIIGGSQREERHDVLVQRMIEAGIAPESLGWFLDLRRWGSCPHAGFGLGFERFLMYVTGMSNIRDVIPFPRTTGNAAF
- a CDS encoding alpha/beta fold hydrolase — its product is MNLILIALTILALAVGVVVLFSYTIAWCEAANREPQLMKQRFKPAVLIFAIRLMAMEFCYLLATVLAHPLGWIPVPQKTRGQGTPVLLLHGLFHNRSCWWLFKHRLRQSRSNPVYSMTLNYYRKDIEPLTEAVAKKIDLIRFRHGVERVDLIGHSMGGLIARNLIQLREGSDKVRHCVCLGSPHGGSRLAPLAVTPVGQDLIPNSDFLKRLAAAPIPGNVQFTSIFSRNDNLVLPFDSGRMEGAHNMELSGLGHSTLLYHRDAFEAAIKRLQEEDENDPDRHPEQKSG
- a CDS encoding secondary thiamine-phosphate synthase enzyme YjbQ — encoded protein: MIRIDIQSKSQVELIDITTEVQEAIREAGIKNGCGMLFVPHTTAAVTINENADPDVITDMLKALDKIVPLQGGYRHAEGNSAAHVKTTLVGNSEMLMIEEGRVVLGRWQGIYFCEFDGPRPRQVLFKTISA
- a CDS encoding NifU family protein; this encodes MKEQVQKVLDEVRPALQADGGDVELVEVGDDGIVKVRLTGACGSCPMSTMTLKMGIEKTLKEKIPGVKEVVQV
- a CDS encoding DUF362 domain-containing protein, whose protein sequence is MKTVSLQALPDYDPATVAAALDTLLSPLGGIKAFIRPGQKVLIKPNMLAGKAPEKAVTTHPSIVREVILRVQSAGAVAVVGDSPGIGSCRQVAQKCGILQVIEETGAKLATFTESVPIGGSGESGHRLEVAREVIAADSIINLPKVDPRLCCSCGLCVKHCPPQAMTLDSKRVRIDLNNCISCFCCQELCPEGAIETQQGFLLRLADFIHGRT
- a CDS encoding cytidylate kinase family protein, with amino-acid sequence MAIITISREMGSGGIPIAHKAAEKLGYTLVDGEMLMKVAEKYGLSAEALEKADEKPPAFVEKQDSQVEVDLHQIELIILEYALKGNVIIYGRGGQDLLQEIDSVFRVRVIAPFDLRVERWAEREWLDPDLARKLVRRSDQQRAGFIKYYFDRDWKDPLGYDLIINTERITEETAVQLICDGVADTDLQENKAANKKILKDLIMRKRIEIGLLSSEVVEELNVEVFVKNGKATLTGTAHSEDERQEMLRVAAACPDVAEVIDRLRVIKYRNYINEH
- a CDS encoding ATP-binding protein — encoded protein: MPAFPRFAIQGLRKKILFCSVVYTLAALLIVAAVSTWPLLRSMRQFEESNLLHAVQIRTLAVEEYLNSIQEITLQIGSRSQLRRALEHYAQGRWSLDQLREFSDLRMDEARQASSTVRGLIRLSADGQTVAQNGLYPTIERNPEIFSRLTRPTSETYLVDPFVLRGELVLAVVNPIFSFEDTPIGQDIVFFSTAKLQRILWDKSGMGETGESFLGKAIKNQAVVFFPGRKGEEETYNQDVQSPVLTTAFALSASGKTGVNRIDPAQKGKGVVIAHAPIAGTAWGLVLNMDDREFMAPLRNQFASLAVSVLLLTALGAFGMGAILRPMTGRVLVYTRELDNLNQELKQEIRERQTAENNLRRSENQWEQTFDAITDAVAIVDSRGQILKMNRAASSLVRELGSAYPGHDGHDLLFDSRHFRDDCSLEQLLREKEPRCCERTTPSNKRFFHISLYPLIDHANEIWGGVYVTHEITERKKMERAKDEMISAVSHEMRTPLTAILGFVEFMLENEVDREQQVDFLRTVLQETERLNELISNFLDLQRLQAEIGQYQFATVEICPLLEQAVSQFRMTSQKHTLRIECPEELPLAEADPRRIMQVIKNLVSNAVKYSPGGGEIVCAARHEGEMLLISVRDQGMGIALAERERIFEQFYRIDDSERRIPGGIGLGLALVREVVLAHGGRVWLESEVGVGSTFYFSLPIAAGKQVDSEPTQSCRF